In Variovorax paradoxus, a single genomic region encodes these proteins:
- a CDS encoding phosphatase PAP2/dual specificity phosphatase family protein: MSARLARRPWKRAAAWLVFLGPLFYATYGFANWWATTRAHVPSMAFDWERQIPFWPWTIFPYWTINAFYALSLFLARGKHTLDRHALRLVTATLVACTCFILWPLHFSFGQPPVDGAPAFLFNALRGFDQPFNQAPSLHIALAVILWDWYRQFIRPLWARLVLHAWAFAICASVLTTWQHHFIDIPTGALLGLFCVWLWPLERKVSMPRAWRCTRDPQRWKLAGFYAVGAALFLAAALHGGGIALWLAWPAASLALVALNYAGFGARGFQMNAHGRMGWAARWLFAPYRLGAALNAWLWTRKLPASVEVVPGLRLGRRPTHAEWLAAGKPRLVSLCAELQLPPGVPHARCVPLLDLTVPPTVRLRRAAAVIEGQRGSADGATVWVCCALGFSRSAAAVIAWLGRYGRAGGIARAEDTVRRARPQIVLRDAWRMSLEPLTPLQEVPPHDR, translated from the coding sequence ATGAGCGCCCGGCTGGCACGACGGCCCTGGAAGCGCGCCGCCGCATGGCTGGTCTTCCTCGGGCCGTTGTTCTATGCGACCTACGGCTTCGCCAACTGGTGGGCCACCACGCGGGCCCACGTGCCGTCGATGGCCTTCGACTGGGAGCGGCAGATACCGTTCTGGCCGTGGACGATCTTCCCGTACTGGACGATCAACGCCTTCTACGCGCTGTCGCTCTTCCTCGCGCGCGGCAAGCACACGCTCGACCGGCATGCGCTGCGGCTGGTGACGGCCACGCTGGTCGCCTGCACCTGCTTCATCCTCTGGCCGCTCCACTTCAGCTTCGGGCAGCCGCCGGTCGATGGCGCTCCGGCCTTCCTCTTCAACGCGCTGCGCGGCTTCGACCAGCCCTTCAACCAGGCGCCGTCGCTGCATATCGCGCTGGCGGTGATCCTGTGGGACTGGTATCGGCAGTTCATCCGTCCGCTGTGGGCGCGGCTGGTGCTGCATGCGTGGGCCTTCGCCATCTGCGCGTCGGTGCTGACGACATGGCAGCACCACTTCATCGACATCCCGACCGGCGCGCTGCTCGGCCTGTTCTGCGTTTGGCTGTGGCCGCTGGAGCGCAAGGTGTCGATGCCGCGCGCATGGCGCTGTACGCGCGATCCGCAGCGCTGGAAGCTGGCGGGCTTCTACGCCGTGGGCGCGGCGCTGTTCCTGGCGGCCGCGCTCCACGGCGGCGGCATCGCGCTGTGGCTGGCGTGGCCGGCCGCGTCGCTCGCGCTGGTGGCGCTCAACTACGCGGGTTTCGGCGCGCGCGGCTTCCAGATGAACGCGCATGGCCGCATGGGCTGGGCCGCGCGCTGGCTGTTCGCGCCCTATCGCCTGGGCGCCGCCCTCAACGCCTGGCTCTGGACGCGCAAGCTGCCGGCGTCGGTCGAGGTGGTGCCCGGCCTGCGGCTCGGCCGCCGGCCGACGCACGCCGAATGGCTGGCCGCCGGCAAGCCCCGGTTGGTGAGCCTGTGCGCCGAGCTGCAATTGCCGCCCGGCGTGCCGCATGCGCGCTGCGTGCCGCTGCTCGACCTGACGGTGCCGCCCACCGTTCGCCTGCGGCGCGCGGCGGCCGTCATCGAAGGCCAGCGCGGGAGCGCGGACGGTGCCACAGTGTGGGTCTGCTGCGCGCTCGGCTTCTCGCGCAGCGCGGCCGCGGTGATCGCCTGGCTGGGCCGCTACGGCCGGGCCGGCGGCATCGCCCGGGCCGAGGACACGGTGCGCCGGGCACGGCCGCAGATCGTGCTGCGGGACGCCTGGCGCATGTCGCTGGAGCCGCTCACGCCCTTGCAGGAGGTGCCGCCCCATGACCGATGA
- a CDS encoding lysophospholipid acyltransferase family protein yields MLRRGLAVVAGKLIIGVAGLLTGVRAIWSGTSPKAEQTLYFANHTSHGDFVLLWATLPPDLRALTRPVAGQDYWEASKLRNFIGRDVFNALMIRRDGSGQGGNPVDQMKKALEGGDSLIMFPEGTRNTGDEILLPLKSGLFHLARACPNVRLVPVWIENLKRVLPKGVLLPIPLACTVRFGTPITLGEGEDKVSFLARARAAMLDMRPEYDRVPEQEKTKTTTP; encoded by the coding sequence GTGCTGCGGCGCGGGCTCGCCGTGGTGGCGGGCAAGCTCATCATCGGCGTGGCCGGCCTGCTGACCGGCGTGCGCGCCATCTGGTCGGGCACCAGCCCCAAGGCCGAGCAGACGCTGTACTTCGCCAACCACACCAGCCACGGCGACTTCGTGCTGCTCTGGGCGACGCTTCCGCCCGACCTTCGCGCGCTCACGCGGCCGGTGGCGGGGCAGGACTACTGGGAGGCCTCGAAGCTGCGCAACTTCATCGGCCGCGACGTGTTCAACGCGCTCATGATCCGGCGCGACGGCTCAGGCCAGGGCGGCAACCCGGTCGACCAGATGAAGAAGGCGCTGGAAGGCGGCGACTCGCTCATCATGTTCCCCGAAGGCACGCGCAACACCGGCGACGAGATCCTGCTGCCGCTCAAGAGCGGCCTCTTCCACCTGGCGCGCGCCTGCCCCAACGTGCGGCTGGTGCCGGTGTGGATCGAGAACCTGAAGCGCGTGCTGCCCAAGGGCGTGCTGCTGCCGATTCCGCTGGCCTGCACGGTGCGCTTCGGCACGCCCATCACGCTGGGCGAAGGCGAGGACAAGGTGTCGTTCCTGGCGCGGGCGCGCGCCGCCATGCTCGACATGCGCCCCGAATACGACCGCGTGCCCGAACAAGAAAAAACGAAGACGACGACGCCATGA
- a CDS encoding phosphatidate cytidylyltransferase — protein MNISASTQTTLELFGGVAGVLILASAIGALLKWRVAHGQPNSVIDNLNARVNAWWVMVAVIGIAFAFGKGGVIVLFYLISFYALREFISLAYTRRGDHGAIALAFYLALPGQYFLIWIDWYGLYAIYIPVYAFLLLPILAAVGGDTQRFLERTSKIQWGLMVCVFCISHVPALLTLQIPGFEGRNLLLIAFLVIVVQGSDVLQYVWGKLFGKRKVAPELSPSKTWEGLVGGVASATALGAALYWATPFNPWQAALMALTICLMGFFGGLVMSAIKRDRGVKDWGSMIEGHGGMLDRLDSVIFAAPIYFHALRYWWVP, from the coding sequence ATGAACATCTCCGCTTCCACCCAGACCACGCTGGAGCTGTTCGGCGGCGTCGCGGGCGTGCTGATCCTGGCCTCGGCCATCGGCGCGCTGCTCAAGTGGCGCGTGGCGCACGGCCAGCCCAACTCGGTGATCGACAACCTCAACGCCCGCGTCAACGCGTGGTGGGTGATGGTGGCGGTGATCGGCATCGCCTTCGCCTTCGGCAAGGGCGGCGTGATCGTGCTGTTCTACCTGATCTCGTTCTATGCGCTGCGCGAGTTCATCAGCCTGGCCTACACCCGGCGCGGCGACCACGGCGCCATCGCGCTGGCCTTCTACCTCGCGCTGCCGGGGCAGTACTTCCTGATCTGGATCGACTGGTACGGGCTCTACGCCATCTACATCCCGGTCTATGCCTTCCTGCTGCTGCCCATTCTGGCGGCGGTGGGCGGCGACACGCAGCGCTTCCTGGAGCGCACCTCGAAGATCCAATGGGGCCTGATGGTGTGCGTGTTCTGCATCAGCCACGTGCCCGCGCTGCTGACGCTGCAGATCCCCGGCTTCGAGGGCCGCAACCTGCTGCTGATCGCCTTCCTCGTGATCGTGGTGCAGGGCAGCGACGTGCTGCAGTACGTGTGGGGCAAGCTCTTCGGCAAGCGCAAGGTGGCGCCCGAGCTGTCGCCTTCCAAAACCTGGGAAGGCCTGGTCGGCGGCGTGGCGAGCGCCACCGCGCTGGGCGCGGCGCTGTACTGGGCCACGCCCTTCAACCCGTGGCAGGCGGCGCTGATGGCGTTGACCATCTGCCTCATGGGCTTCTTCGGCGGCCTGGTGATGTCGGCCATCAAGCGCGACCGCGGCGTGAAGGACTGGGGTTCGATGATCGAAGGCCACGGCGGCATGCTCGACCGGCTCGACTCGGTGATCTTCGCGGCGCCCATCTACTTCCACGCGCTGCGCTACTGGTGGGTGCCGTGA
- a CDS encoding YdeI/OmpD-associated family protein, which produces MPVECADAASWARWLERHHGNAAGVWLRIAKKDSGIASIDHPAALEEALCWGWIDGQRKSDDAQYFLQRFTPRTKRSTWSQINRAKVLKLIEEGRMQPAGHAEIERAKADGRWDAAYEGVAAATVPPDLQAALDANKKAAKFFATLDSRNRFAVLFRTQGAKKPETRARRIAQFVEMLAKGEKIHP; this is translated from the coding sequence ATGCCCGTCGAGTGCGCCGACGCGGCCTCGTGGGCGCGCTGGCTCGAGCGCCACCATGGCAACGCCGCCGGCGTGTGGCTGCGCATCGCAAAAAAAGACAGCGGCATCGCCTCCATCGACCACCCGGCCGCGCTGGAAGAAGCGCTGTGCTGGGGCTGGATCGACGGCCAGCGCAAGAGCGACGACGCGCAATACTTCCTGCAGCGCTTCACGCCGCGCACCAAGCGCAGCACCTGGTCGCAGATCAACCGCGCCAAGGTGCTGAAGCTCATCGAGGAAGGCCGCATGCAGCCGGCCGGCCATGCCGAGATCGAACGCGCGAAGGCCGACGGCCGCTGGGACGCGGCCTACGAGGGCGTCGCCGCGGCCACCGTGCCGCCCGACCTGCAGGCCGCGCTGGACGCCAACAAGAAGGCCGCGAAGTTCTTCGCCACGCTCGACTCGCGCAACCGCTTCGCCGTGCTGTTCCGCACCCAGGGCGCGAAGAAGCCCGAGACCCGCGCGCGCCGCATCGCGCAGTTCGTCGAGATGCTGGCCAAGGGCGAGAAGATCCACCCCTGA
- a CDS encoding Crp/Fnr family transcriptional regulator: MKSARMERYSRRTQVLAHDRHRRELLVVVSGCLEISSMSSNGRKYVNALLGPGQVAPLVRLLEDVPLPYDYHAHEDSVIVHLPSDAVIAVLDAEPVLWRDVAKLGLQRQRLSIVLLQNQMLNSIHGRVAATLMSLVHFYSGQGPGQAAAEDDAGPLLRLSQNDLASMLGLSRQTINKELGRLVEEGAIDMRYKRIRIVNAERLARIAAGT; this comes from the coding sequence ATGAAGTCGGCGCGCATGGAGCGCTACAGCCGGCGCACGCAGGTGCTGGCGCACGACCGCCACCGGCGCGAGCTGCTGGTGGTGGTGTCCGGCTGCCTCGAGATCAGCAGCATGAGCAGCAACGGCCGCAAGTACGTCAACGCGCTGCTGGGCCCCGGCCAGGTGGCGCCGCTGGTGCGCCTGCTGGAAGACGTGCCGCTGCCCTACGACTACCACGCGCACGAAGACTCGGTGATCGTCCACTTGCCCAGCGATGCGGTGATCGCGGTGCTCGACGCCGAGCCGGTGCTGTGGCGCGACGTGGCCAAGCTGGGCCTGCAGCGCCAGCGGCTGAGCATCGTGCTGCTGCAGAACCAGATGCTCAACTCGATCCACGGCCGCGTGGCGGCCACGCTGATGAGCCTGGTCCACTTCTACAGCGGGCAGGGTCCGGGGCAGGCGGCGGCGGAAGACGACGCCGGCCCGCTGCTGCGCCTGTCGCAGAACGACCTGGCCTCCATGCTCGGGCTCTCGCGCCAGACCATCAACAAGGAACTGGGACGCCTGGTGGAAGAAGGCGCCATCGACATGCGCTACAAGCGCATCCGCATCGTTAACGCCGAGCGGCTGGCCCGCATTGCCGCGGGCACCTGA
- a CDS encoding porin, with the protein MKKTVAAGLVLAAYSSLTPAQSSVTIYGTVDLYMAFAKSGITSSKRLEDGGQTASRLGFRGTEDLGGGLSAHFTLESGFAPDTGNGTLPGPAMSFSRQSFVGLSGPWGQIDAGRMYTPMFYTLFKADPYGVNSVFSPINLVAATDAQPGLTPFAARASNMIRYRTPASSDFFADIAYAPGESSAPSHQSGNFYGGSLGWSRKPYYIAYAFQRARSGSASAPVADPAATTYQALSGAYELPDIGLQFYGNYVRNSSNLPRVPTAKLASLGVTYNVTPVSNLMFEAMQRKVDDTGRSQLAWTLGYDYYLSKRTVLYARWLRLLNRNGASASLATIAVATDSGNGVRVLATGIRHNF; encoded by the coding sequence ATGAAGAAGACAGTCGCCGCCGGCCTCGTGCTGGCGGCCTACTCCTCGCTCACGCCGGCGCAGAGCAGCGTGACCATCTACGGCACGGTCGACCTGTACATGGCCTTCGCCAAGTCGGGCATCACCTCGTCGAAGCGGCTCGAGGACGGCGGCCAGACCGCCTCGCGCCTGGGCTTTCGCGGCACCGAAGACCTCGGCGGCGGGCTCAGCGCGCATTTCACGCTGGAAAGCGGCTTCGCGCCCGACACCGGCAACGGCACCCTGCCCGGGCCCGCCATGTCGTTCAGCCGGCAGTCCTTCGTCGGCCTTTCCGGGCCGTGGGGGCAGATCGACGCGGGCCGCATGTACACGCCGATGTTCTACACGCTGTTCAAGGCCGACCCGTACGGCGTGAACTCGGTGTTCTCTCCGATCAACCTGGTGGCCGCCACCGACGCGCAGCCGGGGCTCACGCCCTTCGCGGCCCGCGCCAGCAACATGATTCGCTACCGCACGCCGGCCAGCAGCGACTTCTTCGCGGACATCGCCTACGCGCCGGGCGAATCGAGCGCGCCCAGCCACCAGAGCGGCAACTTCTACGGCGGCAGCCTGGGCTGGTCGCGCAAGCCCTACTACATCGCCTATGCGTTCCAGCGCGCGCGCTCCGGCTCGGCGTCCGCGCCCGTGGCCGACCCGGCCGCCACCACCTACCAGGCGCTGAGCGGCGCCTACGAGTTGCCGGACATCGGGCTGCAGTTCTATGGCAACTACGTGCGCAACAGCTCCAACCTGCCGCGCGTGCCGACGGCGAAGCTGGCGAGCCTGGGCGTCACCTACAACGTGACGCCCGTCTCGAACCTCATGTTCGAGGCCATGCAGCGCAAGGTGGACGACACCGGCCGCTCGCAGCTGGCCTGGACGCTGGGCTACGACTACTACCTGAGCAAGCGCACGGTGCTCTACGCGCGCTGGCTTCGCCTGCTCAACCGCAACGGCGCATCGGCCTCGCTCGCGACCATCGCGGTCGCGACCGACAGCGGCAACGGCGTGCGCGTGCTCGCCACCGGCATCCGCCACAACTTCTGA
- a CDS encoding acetate--CoA ligase family protein, whose product MDFFSSQAESLSALFAPRAIAVVGASSNPQKIGGIPVDYQRRFGFDGALYPVNPNADRIQELQAWPSLRAIGQPVDLAILAVPAALVDSALDDAIAAKVKGVVLFSSGFAEIGAEGTAAQARLGDKARAAGVRLIGPNCLGFMNIARNVYATFSPAPGVGRVTAGRIGLVSQSGAFGAYAYSMARARGVGLSLWATTGNEADVQFADCLAWLAQDPATDVIMGYMEGCRDGPRLRAALALAQANGKPVVMVKVGSTALGAQAAASHTAALAGDDAVYDAVFRQYGVLRARNLTEFFDLAHSAAVAGRPRDRSIGLFTLSGGVGALMADEASAQGLDVQPLSDAAQDTLRGWVPFAAPRNPVDITGQVTNDMSLLERSARVMLDDRGFASWMGFLAAAGASDAFWPVLRELVGSLRKAYPDTLLAISTLLAPERRAELEAMRCLVFADPSDGIRTIAALAGLKTGAARSADSTPPSNPLKLAPGTMSEPDALSLLAEAGVPVVEHRVVRSADEAAAAAEAIGDAVVVKIVSADIPHKSDVGGVALGLRGAAQARAAFERTRDHALTARPDARLDGALVARMLGGGVECIAGVHRDPVFGPVLMFGLGGIHVETLRDVSLRALPIARDDALAMVRELRAFAILDGARGRAPVDLESIADALCALAGFALRAGDSLDSAEINPLIARPLADGGCVAVDALVVGRGE is encoded by the coding sequence ATGGATTTCTTCAGTTCCCAGGCCGAGTCGCTCTCGGCCCTGTTCGCGCCGCGCGCCATCGCGGTGGTCGGCGCCTCTTCCAACCCGCAGAAGATCGGCGGCATTCCGGTCGACTACCAGCGCCGCTTCGGCTTCGACGGCGCGCTCTACCCGGTCAACCCCAACGCCGACCGCATCCAGGAGCTGCAGGCATGGCCCAGCCTGCGCGCCATCGGCCAGCCGGTGGACCTGGCCATCCTCGCCGTGCCTGCCGCCCTGGTCGACAGCGCACTCGACGATGCCATCGCCGCGAAGGTGAAGGGCGTGGTGCTGTTCTCGTCGGGTTTCGCAGAAATCGGCGCCGAGGGCACGGCCGCGCAGGCACGGCTGGGCGACAAGGCGCGCGCGGCCGGCGTGCGGCTCATCGGGCCCAACTGCCTGGGCTTCATGAACATCGCGCGCAACGTCTACGCAACCTTCTCGCCCGCGCCCGGCGTGGGCCGCGTGACGGCGGGGCGCATCGGGCTGGTGAGCCAGTCGGGCGCGTTCGGCGCGTATGCGTACTCGATGGCGCGGGCGCGCGGCGTGGGCCTGTCGCTGTGGGCCACCACCGGCAACGAGGCCGACGTGCAGTTCGCCGACTGCCTGGCCTGGCTCGCGCAGGACCCGGCCACCGACGTGATCATGGGCTACATGGAAGGCTGCCGCGACGGCCCCCGCCTGCGCGCGGCGCTGGCCCTCGCGCAGGCGAACGGCAAGCCGGTGGTGATGGTCAAGGTCGGCAGCACGGCGCTGGGCGCGCAGGCCGCCGCCTCGCACACCGCCGCGCTGGCGGGCGACGACGCGGTGTACGACGCGGTGTTCCGCCAATACGGGGTGCTGCGCGCGCGCAACCTCACCGAGTTCTTCGACCTGGCGCACAGCGCGGCCGTGGCCGGCAGGCCACGCGACCGCTCGATCGGCCTGTTCACGCTCTCGGGCGGCGTGGGCGCGCTGATGGCCGACGAGGCCTCGGCGCAGGGCCTGGACGTACAGCCGCTCAGCGATGCAGCGCAGGACACGCTGCGCGGCTGGGTGCCCTTCGCCGCGCCGCGCAACCCGGTCGACATCACCGGGCAGGTGACCAACGACATGAGCCTGCTGGAGCGCAGCGCGCGCGTGATGCTCGACGACCGCGGCTTCGCGTCGTGGATGGGCTTCCTGGCGGCCGCGGGCGCGTCGGATGCGTTCTGGCCGGTGCTGCGCGAGCTGGTGGGCTCGCTGCGCAAGGCCTACCCCGACACGCTGCTCGCCATCAGCACGCTGCTGGCGCCCGAGCGCCGCGCCGAGCTGGAAGCGATGCGCTGCCTGGTGTTCGCCGATCCGTCGGACGGCATCCGCACGATTGCCGCGCTGGCCGGGTTGAAGACCGGCGCGGCGCGCTCGGCGGATTCGACGCCCCCATCGAATCCGCTGAAGCTCGCGCCCGGCACCATGTCCGAGCCCGACGCGCTGTCGCTGCTCGCCGAAGCCGGCGTGCCCGTGGTCGAGCACCGCGTGGTGCGCAGCGCCGACGAGGCGGCAGCCGCCGCCGAAGCCATCGGCGACGCGGTGGTGGTGAAGATCGTGAGCGCGGACATTCCGCACAAGTCGGATGTCGGCGGCGTGGCGCTCGGCCTGCGCGGCGCGGCGCAGGCGCGCGCGGCCTTCGAGCGCACGCGCGACCACGCGCTCACCGCGCGGCCCGATGCGCGGCTCGATGGCGCGCTGGTGGCGCGCATGCTGGGCGGCGGCGTCGAATGCATCGCGGGCGTGCACCGCGACCCGGTGTTCGGCCCGGTGCTGATGTTCGGCCTGGGCGGCATCCACGTCGAGACGCTGCGCGACGTGTCGCTGCGCGCGCTGCCGATCGCGCGCGACGACGCGCTGGCCATGGTGCGCGAACTGCGCGCCTTCGCGATTCTCGACGGCGCGCGCGGCCGTGCGCCGGTCGACCTCGAATCGATCGCCGATGCGCTGTGCGCGCTGGCCGGCTTCGCGCTGCGCGCCGGTGACTCGCTGGACAGCGCCGAGATCAACCCGCTGATCGCGCGGCCGCTGGCCGACGGCGGCTGCGTGGCGGTCGATGCATTGGTCGTCGGACGTGGCGAATGA
- a CDS encoding Bug family tripartite tricarboxylate transporter substrate binding protein, with the protein MTTSKRQRAVLGSIGAAIALAASSAQAEAPFPSKPLRIIVQYQAGGSTDILARIVAEGLSKRLGQPVVVENRSGAGGIIGTDYVAKSAPDGYTLLLTVPGPVTANMVLYSKLPYDPRTDLRMVSDIATTRTVLAVHPSVPAKDFKSLIAAVKAAPGKYTMGSWGPGTQPHQIQVYMDKTYGLQTLHVPYKGESPMAVDLISGVINMTVGSVTTLQPYIAAGKLRPLAVAGPRRAKALPEVPTFAEQGYADEVYALTGPTSLMAPAKTPDAVIERLGREVSAVVRQPEVSRRIEELGAEPVGNLPAEATAAYKAFLPVTLRLTQATGVKLD; encoded by the coding sequence ATGACGACATCGAAAAGACAACGCGCCGTGCTCGGCAGCATCGGCGCCGCCATCGCGCTCGCAGCAAGCAGCGCGCAGGCCGAGGCGCCCTTTCCGTCGAAGCCGCTGCGCATCATCGTGCAGTACCAGGCGGGCGGATCCACCGACATCCTGGCGCGCATCGTGGCGGAAGGGCTGTCGAAGCGGCTGGGCCAGCCGGTAGTGGTCGAGAACCGCAGCGGCGCGGGCGGGATCATCGGCACCGACTACGTCGCCAAGAGCGCGCCCGACGGCTACACGCTGCTGCTGACGGTGCCGGGCCCAGTCACCGCGAACATGGTGCTCTACAGCAAGCTGCCCTACGACCCGCGCACCGACCTGCGCATGGTCTCGGACATCGCCACCACGCGCACCGTGCTGGCTGTACACCCCTCGGTGCCCGCGAAGGACTTCAAGAGCCTGATCGCCGCCGTGAAGGCCGCGCCCGGCAAGTACACGATGGGGTCGTGGGGGCCGGGCACGCAGCCGCACCAGATCCAGGTCTACATGGACAAGACCTACGGCCTGCAGACGCTGCACGTGCCCTACAAGGGCGAAAGCCCGATGGCGGTCGACCTGATCAGCGGCGTCATCAACATGACCGTGGGCTCCGTCACCACGCTGCAGCCGTACATCGCGGCCGGCAAGCTGCGTCCGCTGGCGGTGGCCGGCCCGCGCCGCGCCAAGGCGCTGCCCGAGGTGCCGACCTTCGCCGAGCAGGGTTACGCCGACGAGGTCTATGCGCTCACCGGCCCGACCTCGCTGATGGCGCCGGCGAAGACGCCCGACGCGGTGATCGAACGGCTCGGGCGCGAAGTCAGCGCGGTGGTCCGCCAGCCCGAGGTGAGCCGGCGCATCGAGGAGCTGGGCGCCGAGCCGGTCGGCAACCTGCCGGCCGAGGCCACCGCTGCCTACAAGGCATTCCTTCCCGTGACGCTGCGGCTCACGCAGGCCACGGGCGTGAAGCTCGATTGA
- a CDS encoding DUF1254 domain-containing protein has product MNSSKENSDMNAPEPQLAVTLARKALARSIGLAAFVYGYPLTETYRTCAMQTAPQGERRAGASHGSDVRAPLNTLHHSPRPSTHEDRDVVTPANDLLYTMAWVHLAHGPMLLTVPASSRHPGRYFVLPLYDAYTENFENLGPRNCNPEGETVVLVGPNGTVPESLAGHRVVRCPTDLVWLIGRILVGDESDWPAARALQAEIKLAPAPGTALQGRPAAIEHWEGPLVDAMAAAFEHDEPAAQVAPRFFTNMCRELAEAPGRVEDRVLVAWFGQAGLRPDTAFSWDTLDEAAREGLIEGFAEGVQLVGAAGRNRRPKPWSMAPATGRYGNEFLGRARTAYLGLGALATSEAVYAAAHHDAKQEPLDGQRGYTMRFEADDLPPADAFWSVTLYDADRFLYPNEIRRHAIGDRTPGLKRGTDGSLEISMSHVRPADTANWLPAPAGRFYLILRMYYPREGVQSWRVPALQAREG; this is encoded by the coding sequence ATGAACTCAAGCAAAGAGAACTCCGACATGAACGCTCCCGAACCCCAACTCGCCGTAACCCTCGCGCGCAAGGCGCTCGCCCGCTCGATCGGCCTGGCCGCCTTCGTCTACGGCTACCCGCTCACCGAAACCTACCGCACCTGCGCCATGCAGACAGCGCCGCAGGGCGAGCGCCGCGCCGGCGCCTCGCACGGCTCCGACGTGCGCGCGCCGCTGAACACGCTGCACCATTCCCCGCGCCCCTCCACCCATGAAGACCGCGACGTGGTGACGCCGGCCAACGACCTGCTCTACACGATGGCGTGGGTGCACCTGGCCCATGGGCCGATGCTGCTGACCGTGCCCGCGTCGTCGCGCCATCCGGGGCGCTACTTCGTGCTGCCGCTGTACGACGCCTACACCGAGAACTTCGAGAACCTGGGGCCGCGCAACTGCAACCCCGAGGGCGAGACCGTGGTGCTCGTCGGGCCGAACGGCACGGTGCCGGAATCGCTCGCGGGCCACCGCGTGGTGCGTTGCCCGACCGATCTCGTCTGGCTGATCGGCCGCATCCTGGTGGGCGACGAGAGCGACTGGCCGGCGGCACGCGCGCTGCAAGCGGAGATCAAGCTCGCACCCGCGCCCGGCACGGCACTGCAGGGCCGCCCGGCCGCCATCGAGCACTGGGAAGGCCCGCTGGTGGATGCGATGGCCGCCGCCTTCGAACACGACGAGCCGGCCGCGCAGGTGGCGCCGCGCTTCTTCACCAACATGTGCCGGGAGCTCGCCGAGGCGCCGGGCCGCGTGGAAGACCGCGTGCTGGTGGCCTGGTTCGGCCAGGCCGGGCTTCGGCCGGACACCGCATTCTCGTGGGACACGCTGGACGAAGCCGCGCGCGAAGGACTGATCGAGGGCTTCGCGGAAGGCGTGCAGCTGGTCGGCGCGGCGGGCCGCAACCGCCGCCCCAAGCCCTGGTCGATGGCGCCGGCCACCGGCCGCTACGGCAACGAGTTCCTCGGCCGCGCCCGCACCGCCTACCTGGGCCTGGGCGCACTGGCCACCAGCGAAGCCGTATACGCCGCCGCGCATCACGACGCGAAGCAGGAGCCGCTTGACGGCCAGCGCGGCTACACGATGCGCTTCGAGGCCGACGACCTGCCGCCGGCCGACGCCTTCTGGTCGGTGACGCTCTACGACGCCGACCGCTTCCTCTACCCCAACGAGATCAGGCGCCATGCGATCGGCGACCGCACGCCCGGCCTGAAGCGCGGCACCGACGGCAGCCTGGAGATCAGCATGAGCCACGTGCGTCCGGCCGACACCGCCAACTGGCTGCCCGCGCCGGCCGGGCGCTTCTACCTGATCCTTCGCATGTACTACCCGCGCGAAGGCGTGCAGAGCTGGCGCGTTCCCGCCCTGCAGGCACGGGAGGGCTGA